From Toxorhynchites rutilus septentrionalis strain SRP unplaced genomic scaffold, ASM2978413v1 HiC_scaffold_22, whole genome shotgun sequence, the proteins below share one genomic window:
- the LOC129781823 gene encoding integrator complex subunit 6: MTIILFLVDTSASMCQKAHVNGVQKSYLDIAKGAVETFLKYRQRSQDCMGDRYMLLTFEDPPNNVKAGWKENHATFMNELKNLQSNGLTSMGEALKNAFDLLNLNRMQSGIDTYGQGRCPFYLEPSVIIVLTDGGKYSFRNGVHQEIILPLHTQVPGTKLTKEPFRWDQRLFSLVLRMSGNRADERVDGKVPHDESMIEKMCEVTGGRSYKIRSQYVLNQCIESLVQKVQPGVVIHFDQLLTTNNGENGGADLQFQSIKRMIYVQKHPQQKTFPVGFWPIPEPYWPDPKSSSLPPRDAHPKIKIITPCCDEPVMLRNFPIDKYELEPSPLTLQILSKKETNKVWPLIVSSGMHVIEMPFGFLKPSSTMTVVNLYVLPYNYQTFLPLINDLFHKYNLNPPNDWMYKFSNYVKSIPQYYCPFLRRALATTPNVPYQLVQYILPENLDSYLSPAVANYLKQMKSTAKQDQENLCLRVFKQLKQPKPAYHQLETVKLNPGQPLKRDLVSHPMLKDAFNKLHADIASFDNYTIVVPTVMRPASTKNYRNPFDIPRRDLIDEIARMRENFFRLPTSGITMYTKDSGHCLPIADMGNYQEYLKNKETPLRELEPTNVRQHMFGNPYKKDKNMVMVDEADLNEAAPMKGGGSRGDISAGALKSRVDPNARLSRKRKAGPIRKDYIFKRKCTGLSVSSSSSSVTSETSSLSDFSSSDDDSVSVIGSLGSEAELDDDHDDRLVVDFEFPNDKDEESPINAHVREFIEGPDEGGSIGAGPPNDPGSPASQEYMQPAPISIIYHHHHQQQHIHLPHHHHLSSAGVPQTIPIPSPHVSSSTSSSSSSTITSSSVSSAPISASNDMNDVLEISNILKTCHNGGNSYATPEEPPPEPEVIKPVKVAKSIKAEIPPPKLENVGERVLVNGEHVPVVTPKPAAPTRKVPRPLTAEEKEQIRQENFETRSIVFKDIRRPGRNYSLLLEHLQLIKGDLQIKTAFIEMCVKEALRFRRKKMADSIQEWWDNRLEAMKREEEKQQHKQQQAKLNYVNNASASHPASSSHPNHLSTRHSRLHHHPQQASSSSSSSNSSTNNSGGSSQSGGSSSGSSNSNNSSKSSSSHFTHQSHPPNKHQPHPKHPNHQSRI, translated from the exons ATGACGATTATCCTGTTTCTGGTGGACACCTCGGCGTCGATGTGCCAGAAGGCTCACGTGAATGGTGTCCAGAAGAGCTACCTGGACATTGCGAAGGGAGCGGTCGAGACGTTTCTCAAATACCGCCAGCGGTCGCAGGACTGTATGGGCGATCGATACATGCTGCTCACGTTCGAGGACCCACCGAACAATGTGAAGGCTGGCTGGAAGGAAAATCACGCCACGTTTatgaatgagctgaaaaatttgCAAAGCAACGGGCTCACCTCGATGGGCGAGGCCCTGAAGAATGCGTTCGATCTGTTGAATTTGAACCGGATGCAGAGTGGCATCGATACGTACGGACAGGGTCGGTGTCCGTTCTATCTGGAACCGTCGGTGATTATCGTGTTGACCGATGGTGGCAAGTATTCGTTTCGGAATGGGGTACATCAGGAGATTATCCTCCCGCTGCATACACAAGTTCCGGGGACGAAGCTGACGAAGGAACCCTTCCGGTGGGATCAACGATTGTTTTCGTTAGTGCTCCGAATGAGTGGGAACCGAGCGGATGAACGGGTTGATGGGAAAGTGCCGCATGATGAGTCGATGATCGAGAAGATGTGTGAG GTAACTGGAGGTCGATCGTACAAAATCCGGTCACAATATGTACTGAATCAGTGTATTGAGAGTTTAGTGCAAAAAGTACAACCGGGCGTGGTGATACATTTCGACCAGCTGTTGACGACAAATAACGGGGAGAATGGGGGAGCCGATCTGCAGTTCCAGTCTATCAAGCGGATGATATACGTGCAGAAACATCCTCAGCAGAAAACCTTTCCCGTGGGTTTTTGGCCCATACCGGAGCCCTACTGGCCGGATCCCAAGTCCAGTAGCCTACCGCCGAGGGATGCCCATCCGAAGATCAAAATAATCACCCCTTGCTGCGACGAGCCGGTGATGTTGCGAAACTTTCCCATCGATAAGTACGAACTGGAACCGAGTCCGCTGACGCTGCAAATCCTCTCCAAGAAGGAAACCAACAAGGTGTGGCCGCTGATCGTTTCCAGCGGGATGCATGTGATCGAGATGCCTTTCGGCTTCCTGAAGCCGAGCAGTACGATGACCGTGGTGAATTTGTACGTGCTTCCGTACAACTACCAGACGTTTCTGCCTCTGATTaacgatttatttcataaaTACAATCTTAATCCGCCGAACGATTGGATGTACAAGTTTAGCAACTATGTTAAATCAATTCCACAATACTACTGCCCGTTTTTGAGGCGAGCGTTGGCGACGACACCAAACGTACCCTACCAATTGGTGCAGTATATTCTTCCGGAGAACTTGGACAGCTATCTAAGTCCGGCGGTAGCGAATTACCTGAAACAGATGAAGAGCACGGCGAAACAGGACCAGGAAAATCTGTGCCTGCGGGTGTTCAAACAGCTTAAGCAACCCAAACCCGCTTACCATCAGCTGGAGACGGTGAAGCTTAACCCAGGGCAACCGCTCAAGCGTGACTTGGTGTCCCATCCGATGCTCAAGGATGCGTTCAATAAACTGCACGCAGATATAGCCAGTTTCGACAATTACACGATCGTGGTGCCAACTGTGATGCGGCCCGCTTCGACGAAGAACTATCGTAATCCGTTCGACATCCCTCGGCGGGATTTGATCGATGAGATTGCTCGGATGCGAGAGAACTTCTTCCGGTTGCCAACGAGCGGAATAACGATGTACACGAAGGACAGCGGGCATTGTTTGCCGATTGCCGACATGGGTAACTACCAGGAGTATCTGAAGAACAAGGAAACGCCCCTCAGAGAGTTGGAACCGACGAACGTGAGGCAGCACATGTTTGGCAACCCGTACAAGAAGGACAAAAACATGGTTATGGTGGATGAAGCGGATCTGAACGAAGCGGCACCAATGAAGGGGGGAGGAAGTCGGGGTGATATCAGCGCGGGGGCACTGAAAAGTCGAGTCGATCCAAACGCAAGACTGAGTCGGAAGCGCAAGGCGGGACCAATTAGGAAAGATTACATCTTTAAGCGGAAGTGTACAGGGTTGAGTGTGAGCTCATCGTCGTCTAGTGTCACGTCGGAAACGAGTTCTTTATCGGACTTCTCGTCCTCGGATGATGATAGCGTATCTGTGATAGGCAGTTTAGGGTCGGAAGCGGAACTTGACGATGATCACGATGATCGgttggtggtggacttcgagttTCCCAACGATAAAGACGAGGAAAGTCCAATCAATGCTCACGTTCGGGAGTTCATTGAAGGTCCAGACGAGGGTGGAAGTATAGGTGCGGGACCACCTAACGATCCTGGGTCTCCAGCAAGCCAGGAATACATGCAACCTGCCCCTATCAGTATCATTTACCATCACCATCACCAGCAGCAGCATATTCACCTCCCCCACCATCATCATCTCAGTTCGGCGGGAGTGCCTCAAACTATTCCAATCCCCAGCCCGCACGTAAGCTCCAGcacgagcagcagcagcagcagtaccaTAACCAGTAGCTCTGTCAGTTCGGCACCGATCAGCGCGTCGAACGATATGAACGATGTGCTGGAAATCTCCAATATTCTCAAGACATGTCACAACGGTGGCAACAGCTACGCGACACCGGAAGAACCTCCTCCCGAACCGGAAGTAATAAAACCGGTGAAGGTGGCGAAATCAATCAAAGCCGAGATTCCACCTCCGAAGCTAGAGAACGTGGGCGAACGTGTTTTGGTGAATGGTGAACATGTTCCTGTTGTTACCCCCAAGCCAGCCGCCCCCACGCGTAAGGTTCCCCGCCCTCTTACGGccgaagaaaaagaacaaatcCGACAGGAGAATTTCGAAACTCGCTCGATAGTATTCAAAGATATCCGACGACCGGGGAGAAATTACTCCCTACTGCTGGAGCATCTGCAGCTTATAAAAGGCGACCTTCAGATTAAAACTGCCTTCATCGAGATGTGTGTCAAGGAAGCGCTTCGGTTTCGGCGGAAAAAGATGGCGGACAGTATCCAGGAGTGGTGGGACAATCGGTTAGAAGCGATGAAACGAGAGGAGGAGAAACAACAGCACAAGCAACAGCAGGCGAAACTGAACTACGTCAATAACGCAAGCGCGAGTCATCCCGCGTCATCGTCGCACCCAAATCATCTATCGACTCGACATTCGCGACTACACCACCATCCACAACAAGCCAGtagcagtagtagtagtagcaatAGTTCTACCAACAATAGCGGAGGAAGCAGTCAAAGCGGTGGTAGCAGTAGCGGaagtagtaatagtaataacagTAGTAAAAGCAGTAGTTCCCATTTCACCCACCAGTCGCACCCTCCCAACAAACATCAGCCCCATCCCAAACATCCAAATCACCAGAGTAGGATATGA